From one Candidatus Thioglobus sp. NP1 genomic stretch:
- a CDS encoding nucleotide sugar dehydrogenase: MKITVVGSGYVGISNAIILSQNHEVIALDVNPRVVDLLNKKISPILDDSIQDFLDNANLNLVATLDKTLAYKNSDYVIIATPTDYDNERDFFNTDTVESVIKEVISVNSKAVIIIKSTIPVGFTKKVRKKFNFKKIIFSPEFLREGRALYDNLHPSRIIVGDDSKEAIIFANLMTECAKKKNIDILYTKPTEAEAIKLFSNSYLAMRVAFFNELDSYAETYSLDSREIIDGLGLDPRIGSHYNNPSFGYGGYCLPKDTKQLLSNFKGVPNRLIQSIVDSNSVRKDFITESIMKKRPKTVGIHRLTMKTGSDNFRSSSVHGVIKRLKANGIKVIVYEPLLEKISYESKVVNDLKEFKNLSDIIIANRMTDEIKDVASKVYTRDLFNSD, encoded by the coding sequence ATGAAAATTACCGTTGTAGGTTCAGGCTATGTTGGCATATCAAATGCTATTATATTATCTCAAAATCATGAAGTTATTGCGCTTGACGTTAATCCAAGAGTTGTAGATCTCTTAAATAAAAAAATTTCACCTATCTTAGATGATTCCATTCAAGATTTCTTAGATAATGCAAATCTTAATCTTGTTGCAACTCTGGATAAAACTTTAGCTTATAAAAATTCAGATTATGTAATTATTGCAACACCTACTGATTATGACAATGAAAGAGACTTCTTTAATACTGATACCGTTGAGTCAGTAATCAAAGAAGTTATAAGTGTAAATTCAAAGGCAGTAATTATAATTAAATCTACAATACCAGTTGGCTTCACTAAAAAAGTTAGAAAAAAATTCAATTTCAAAAAAATTATTTTTTCTCCTGAATTTTTGAGAGAAGGAAGGGCTCTTTATGATAACCTCCACCCATCTCGAATAATAGTTGGAGATGATTCGAAGGAAGCGATAATTTTTGCTAATCTAATGACTGAATGCGCTAAAAAAAAGAATATTGATATTCTTTATACCAAGCCAACTGAAGCAGAAGCTATAAAATTATTCTCTAATTCATACTTAGCAATGCGAGTGGCTTTTTTTAATGAATTAGATTCTTATGCAGAAACCTATAGCTTAGATTCAAGAGAGATTATTGATGGTTTAGGTTTGGATCCAAGAATAGGCTCACATTATAATAATCCTTCATTTGGGTATGGAGGTTATTGTCTACCTAAAGATACAAAACAATTGCTATCTAACTTTAAAGGGGTACCGAATAGATTGATACAATCGATTGTTGATTCTAATTCAGTTAGAAAGGACTTCATTACAGAATCAATAATGAAGAAAAGACCAAAAACTGTCGGTATTCACCGATTAACCATGAAAACTGGCTCTGATAATTTTAGATCTTCATCTGTTCATGGAGTTATTAAAAGACTAAAAGCTAATGGAATAAAAGTTATAGTCTACGAACCCTTATTAGAAAAAATATCTTATGAGAGTAAAGTTGTTAATGATTTGAAAGAATTTAAGAATCTCTCTGATATTATTATTGCAAATCGAATGACAGATGAAATTAAGGACGTTGCAAGCAAAGTCTATACAAGAGATCTATTTAATTCTGACTAG
- the asnB gene encoding asparagine synthase (glutamine-hydrolyzing), whose protein sequence is MCAILGFNSENKYNILNDLLDTMNHRGPDDRGIYEDKFISLGHNRLSILDLSNDGHQPMQYEELIIVYNGEVYNFKDIRKELIEEGYDFVSETDTEVVLKAFHKWGLSSVDKFIGMFAFAIYNKSDQEIILIRDRVGVKPLYYFIENNQFIFASELKPIMLYLNNLSIDLKSLNEFFQLGYSPHSHTIFKNCFKIPAGNYGIYNLKNNTIKIEQYWSILPFFEKPKFQKTELELIDELENLLISSCLYRTVSDVPIGVFLSGGIDSSLVASILQKHYGNIQTFTVGFNEESFNEIEEAKMIAEYIGSNHSSEILDSKKTSEIFQNYTKFYDEPFANYGSIPAIFVSKLAKEKKVKVVLVGDGGDEIFCGYNSYQNNFEVGRQIFVIPNFLRKLLSFINIGLLKKIIKHDGLTNRYKQLDKLIKSSFNAKDWQDLNYRSQFLYDSKRVKKLLKKNFELDKFFELPENLHPVEQMMVNDYMIPMTDNILVSTDRATMSVSIEGREPLLDHRIAEFMAQVPIEFKYKNGDKKYLLKKVLGRYIPKSMIEKPKRGFGIPMLEWFGTDLREIFAPYFINSKLSSHGLLNTNYIKNQHSKLLKNKEVNVSRLWMVLVFQMWYERYKIHISKSKNQY, encoded by the coding sequence ATGTGTGCAATATTAGGATTTAATAGCGAGAATAAATATAATATTCTTAATGATTTATTAGACACTATGAATCATCGCGGTCCCGATGATCGAGGAATTTATGAAGATAAATTCATTTCTTTAGGACATAATCGACTATCAATATTAGATTTATCAAATGATGGTCATCAGCCTATGCAGTATGAGGAACTTATTATTGTATACAATGGCGAGGTCTATAATTTTAAAGATATAAGAAAAGAATTGATAGAGGAAGGTTATGATTTTGTTTCAGAAACTGATACAGAGGTTGTATTAAAAGCTTTTCATAAATGGGGGTTAAGTTCAGTTGATAAATTCATTGGAATGTTCGCTTTTGCAATTTACAATAAATCAGATCAAGAAATAATTTTAATTAGAGACAGAGTGGGTGTGAAGCCTTTATATTATTTCATTGAAAATAATCAATTCATTTTTGCTAGCGAACTTAAACCTATTATGTTGTACTTGAATAATTTGAGTATTGATTTGAAGTCTCTGAATGAGTTTTTTCAACTTGGATATTCACCTCATAGCCACACAATATTTAAAAATTGCTTCAAAATACCTGCTGGAAACTATGGGATTTATAATTTAAAAAATAATACAATCAAGATAGAGCAGTACTGGTCAATCTTACCTTTTTTTGAAAAGCCTAAATTTCAAAAAACTGAGCTGGAATTAATTGACGAATTAGAAAATCTTCTTATTAGTTCATGCTTATATAGAACAGTTTCAGATGTGCCTATTGGAGTTTTTTTAAGTGGAGGAATTGACAGCTCTCTAGTTGCCTCAATACTTCAAAAACATTATGGAAATATTCAAACTTTCACAGTTGGATTTAATGAAGAGTCCTTCAATGAGATTGAAGAGGCAAAAATGATAGCCGAATATATTGGAAGTAATCACTCAAGTGAAATTTTAGATAGTAAAAAAACTAGTGAAATTTTCCAAAATTATACAAAGTTTTATGATGAGCCTTTTGCCAATTATGGTTCTATTCCTGCAATTTTTGTAAGTAAATTAGCAAAAGAAAAAAAAGTCAAAGTAGTTTTGGTAGGTGATGGAGGAGATGAAATTTTTTGTGGTTACAATAGCTACCAGAATAACTTTGAAGTTGGTAGGCAAATTTTCGTTATTCCTAATTTTCTTAGAAAATTGCTATCTTTTATCAATATAGGTCTCTTAAAAAAAATAATAAAGCATGATGGTTTAACTAATAGATATAAACAGCTTGATAAGCTAATCAAATCCTCATTTAATGCAAAAGACTGGCAAGATTTGAATTATAGATCTCAGTTTTTATATGATTCAAAAAGAGTTAAAAAACTACTGAAAAAAAATTTTGAATTAGATAAATTTTTCGAACTTCCAGAAAATCTTCATCCAGTTGAACAAATGATGGTCAATGATTATATGATTCCAATGACTGATAATATTTTGGTTTCAACAGATAGGGCGACAATGAGCGTTTCAATCGAAGGTAGGGAGCCTTTATTAGATCATAGAATTGCCGAATTTATGGCACAGGTCCCAATTGAATTTAAATATAAAAATGGTGATAAAAAATATTTACTAAAAAAGGTTTTGGGAAGGTATATACCCAAATCTATGATAGAAAAACCAAAAAGGGGTTTTGGAATTCCAATGCTAGAATGGTTTGGTACAGACCTTAGAGAAATATTTGCTCCTTATTTTATAAATTCAAAACTTTCTAGTCATGGTTTATTGAATACTAATTATATTAAAAATCAGCACTCAAAATTATTAAAGAATAAAGAAGTTAATGTCTCAAGACTCTGGATGGTTTTAGTATTCCAAATGTGGTATGAGAGATATAAAATACATATTTCAAAATCTAAAAATCAATATTAA
- a CDS encoding glycosyltransferase: MKILKKANKNNNFIATVAIGENHFNEWQKFILPSWLLYCDKFDIGLVVFEKDLIQRSDSKWKKANWQRLLMGDKLQEINANNVCYLDTDIMINPSAPNIFELHDQEKLSVVSQTKTPYDHATVLRKIAFLRNRFLSSDYPLDSALFMNNEDYYRYHNFEPQEDIFCSGFFIFNVDKYSNILKDWFYKYPSDVDTVTNGGDEPVINFEFQNYGKINWLDYKFQALWMYEMAEKYPFLYAEMNNEDLFIKCIQASLKQNFFLHFAGKWEGNVYKNDSILDEKFLNELKNFDTYLKMPVTGKPVGPIYP, encoded by the coding sequence ATGAAAATATTAAAAAAAGCAAACAAAAATAATAACTTTATAGCTACTGTTGCAATTGGAGAAAATCATTTTAATGAGTGGCAAAAATTTATATTGCCTAGCTGGCTTCTTTATTGTGATAAATTTGATATAGGCTTGGTAGTGTTTGAAAAAGATTTAATACAAAGGTCTGATTCAAAATGGAAAAAAGCCAATTGGCAAAGGTTGCTCATGGGGGATAAACTTCAAGAGATTAACGCAAATAATGTCTGTTATTTAGATACAGATATTATGATAAATCCATCTGCTCCGAACATTTTTGAGCTACATGATCAGGAGAAGTTAAGTGTTGTGTCGCAAACAAAAACTCCATATGATCATGCAACTGTTTTGAGAAAAATCGCTTTTCTAAGAAACAGATTTTTATCCTCAGATTACCCTCTTGACTCTGCTTTGTTTATGAACAATGAGGATTATTATCGGTATCATAATTTTGAGCCCCAGGAGGATATTTTTTGTTCTGGTTTTTTTATTTTTAATGTCGACAAGTATAGTAATATTCTGAAAGATTGGTTTTATAAGTATCCAAGTGATGTAGATACAGTTACTAATGGTGGAGATGAGCCTGTAATCAATTTTGAATTTCAAAATTATGGAAAAATAAATTGGCTAGACTATAAATTTCAAGCATTATGGATGTATGAAATGGCTGAAAAATATCCATTTTTATATGCTGAAATGAATAATGAAGATTTATTTATTAAATGTATCCAGGCCTCTTTAAAACAAAACTTCTTTCTGCATTTTGCTGGAAAATGGGAGGGTAATGTATATAAAAATGATAGCATTTTGGATGAGAAGTTCCTAAATGAGTTAAAGAATTTTGATACTTATCTTAAAATGCCAGTCACGGGAAAGCCTGTTGGACCAATTTATCCATAA
- a CDS encoding heparinase II/III family protein → MVLNFSACYDEYKKLKEGVLHSRHWSVSNNSIKIVDNIIGKGVHKIRSVLPFHPSFLAGDVQGGSINLNISGKIVKINFEGKGELKLIESQYYPKFGCSVDNKHLIYDYNGT, encoded by the coding sequence ATGGTATTAAATTTTTCAGCTTGCTATGATGAGTATAAAAAACTTAAAGAAGGGGTTTTACATTCTCGTCACTGGAGTGTGTCTAACAATTCAATCAAAATTGTAGATAATATTATAGGCAAAGGGGTGCATAAAATCAGATCAGTGCTTCCATTTCATCCAAGTTTTTTGGCTGGTGATGTTCAAGGGGGCTCCATTAATCTTAATATTAGTGGAAAAATAGTGAAAATTAATTTTGAAGGTAAGGGGGAATTAAAATTAATAGAGTCACAATATTATCCAAAGTTTGGTTGTTCTGTTGATAACAAACATCTCATATATGATTATAATGGCACATAG
- the wecB gene encoding non-hydrolyzing UDP-N-acetylglucosamine 2-epimerase gives MAPVIRALENNFDVKICVTAQHRQMLDQVLELFEITPDYDLDIMKPGQDLFDITSNVLSGVKKVLQIEVPDIVLVHGDTTTSMATAMAAFYLKIPVGHVEAGLRTYDINSPFPEEFNRQITSRIATLNFAPTKISRQNLLDEKVPDSQIYVTGNTVIDALFSMVEKARIIDFSDTLLKRMPFLSQEKSDIPRIILVTGHRRENFGLGFKEICHALSIISNENPDVHIIYPVHLNPNVRKPVNRILSNLNNVHLIEPMEYLSFIKLMDLSYFILTDSGGIQEEAPSLGKPVLVMRDTTERPEAVESGTVKLVGTNKNEIVKMVNKLLTDSNFYMQMSIAHNPYGDGKAGRIICDILENRGAV, from the coding sequence ATGGCGCCTGTAATACGTGCATTAGAAAATAATTTTGATGTAAAAATCTGTGTAACTGCACAACATCGTCAGATGCTTGATCAAGTTTTAGAGTTGTTCGAGATTACACCAGATTATGATCTTGATATTATGAAGCCTGGGCAAGATTTATTTGATATTACCAGTAATGTATTGTCAGGAGTTAAAAAAGTTTTACAAATTGAAGTGCCAGATATCGTTCTGGTGCATGGAGATACAACTACCTCTATGGCAACAGCTATGGCTGCTTTTTATCTTAAAATACCGGTAGGTCATGTAGAAGCAGGTTTGCGTACTTATGATATCAACTCTCCTTTTCCAGAGGAGTTTAATCGTCAAATAACCTCAAGAATTGCTACTTTGAACTTTGCACCAACCAAGATTTCTCGTCAAAACTTGTTGGATGAAAAGGTACCAGATAGTCAGATTTATGTAACGGGTAATACGGTTATTGACGCTCTATTCTCTATGGTGGAAAAAGCAAGAATTATTGATTTTTCAGATACTCTTTTGAAAAGAATGCCATTTTTGAGCCAAGAAAAAAGTGACATTCCTCGTATTATTTTAGTAACAGGACATAGGCGTGAAAATTTTGGATTAGGATTTAAAGAAATTTGCCATGCATTGAGTATTATTTCAAATGAAAATCCAGATGTTCACATTATTTACCCTGTTCATCTAAATCCTAATGTGAGAAAGCCGGTGAATAGGATTTTATCCAATTTAAATAATGTTCATCTTATTGAGCCAATGGAATATTTATCTTTTATTAAGTTGATGGATTTATCGTATTTTATTTTGACAGATAGTGGAGGCATTCAAGAGGAGGCTCCTAGTTTAGGTAAGCCAGTTTTAGTGATGAGAGATACAACTGAGCGACCAGAGGCGGTAGAATCTGGAACGGTTAAATTAGTTGGTACAAATAAAAATGAGATTGTAAAAATGGTTAACAAATTATTAACTGACAGTAATTTTTATATGCAAATGTCAATAGCACACAATCCATATGGTGATGGAAAGGCTGGTAGAATTATTTGTGATATCTTAGAAAATAGAGGAGCAGTATGA
- the wecC gene encoding UDP-N-acetyl-D-mannosamine dehydrogenase has translation MIVSIVGLGYIGLPTAAILASKRVKVVGVDVNQHAVDIINQGKIHIVEPELDILVHKAIQNNYLKAVTKPEKADVFMMAVPTPFKDNYEPDLSYIKSATKAIATVLEVGNLVILESTSPVGTTEKMMEWMREERPDLSFPRFGDDKFRADIAVTYCPERVLPGQVVRELVENVRIIGGVSTQCAERARELYKIFVEADCLITDCRTAELSKLVENSFRDVNIAFANELSLICDKLDINVWELIKLANRHPRVNILQPGPGVGGHCIAVDPWFIVNSTPDEAKLIRMARLVNDSKPIFVLNKVNQAVQAIGKDKSELSIACLGLAFKPDIDDLRESPALGIAQKIGSISFSSIFLVEPNIDHIPNGFDSDNIELIGLERAVKSADIIVLLVDHASFKSMDLSLLSGKQVIDTRGIWS, from the coding sequence ATGATTGTATCTATAGTAGGGTTAGGGTATATAGGACTTCCAACTGCGGCAATATTGGCATCTAAAAGGGTGAAAGTGGTAGGAGTTGATGTGAATCAACATGCTGTAGATATAATTAATCAGGGAAAAATTCATATTGTTGAGCCAGAGTTAGATATTTTGGTTCATAAGGCCATTCAAAATAATTATTTAAAAGCAGTTACAAAGCCGGAAAAAGCAGATGTATTTATGATGGCAGTGCCAACACCTTTTAAAGATAATTATGAACCTGATCTATCTTATATAAAATCAGCAACTAAGGCAATTGCCACAGTATTGGAGGTAGGTAATCTTGTTATTTTGGAGTCTACTTCTCCTGTGGGTACTACTGAAAAAATGATGGAATGGATGAGAGAGGAGCGACCAGACCTCTCCTTTCCTAGATTTGGAGATGATAAATTTAGAGCTGATATAGCAGTTACATACTGTCCAGAACGAGTATTACCAGGTCAAGTAGTGCGTGAACTTGTAGAAAATGTTAGAATTATTGGTGGTGTTTCTACTCAGTGTGCAGAAAGAGCTCGTGAGCTATATAAGATTTTTGTTGAAGCTGATTGTCTGATAACAGATTGCCGTACAGCTGAGTTAAGCAAGCTTGTTGAAAACTCTTTTCGTGATGTTAATATTGCTTTTGCAAATGAATTGTCTTTAATTTGTGATAAGTTAGATATTAATGTTTGGGAATTGATTAAATTGGCCAATAGACATCCTCGTGTCAATATTTTGCAACCCGGTCCTGGTGTTGGTGGACATTGCATTGCTGTTGACCCATGGTTCATTGTTAATTCTACTCCAGATGAAGCAAAATTAATTCGAATGGCTAGATTGGTTAATGATAGTAAACCAATCTTTGTTCTGAATAAGGTTAATCAAGCTGTTCAAGCTATAGGAAAAGACAAATCTGAGTTAAGTATTGCTTGCTTGGGTCTAGCTTTTAAGCCAGATATTGATGATCTGCGTGAAAGTCCAGCTTTAGGTATTGCCCAGAAAATTGGATCTATTAGTTTTAGTTCTATTTTTCTGGTTGAACCTAATATTGATCATATACCAAATGGTTTTGATAGTGATAACATAGAGTTGATTGGTTTAGAAAGGGCGGTAAAGAGCGCTGACATAATCGTTTTACTGGTTGACCATGCTTCATTTAAATCTATGGATTTAAGCTTACTATCTGGAAAACAAGTGATAGACACCCGTGGTATTTGGTCTTGA
- a CDS encoding glycosyltransferase family 4 protein — protein MKIVFFTFYYPPDLCAGSFRAIALAQALSERMKDDDELHIITTHPNRYENHRVKADNVEIHGNITVHRITVPSHKSGMLSQARTFITYALASYKLSNNLNPDFLIGTTSRLMTGVLTGISARKLGCKYFIDLRDIFSETLSDILSQKSKLLGFASKTTFSLLERWLFNRAIGVNVVSKGFPEYFQTKGVDTYNWSFFPNGVDKEFVNLPCMENKNSKNIKTILYAGNIGSGQGLETVLPATAKNMSGKYHFLVIGDGGARSKLINVIKKENINNIEILPPVKRDELIAYYQDADILFLHLNDLPAFKRVLPSKIFEYTALGKPIVAGLGGYSAQFMVDNVPNSIVFAPGDVEGCVDAIRKIEKLDIKSETTDVFVKKYSREKIMDRMAGHIFSVL, from the coding sequence TTGAAAATAGTTTTTTTTACATTTTATTATCCTCCAGATCTTTGCGCAGGATCTTTTCGTGCAATTGCCTTAGCGCAAGCATTGTCAGAAAGAATGAAAGATGATGATGAGCTACATATTATTACAACGCATCCAAATCGCTATGAAAATCACAGAGTAAAAGCTGATAATGTTGAAATACATGGAAATATCACAGTGCACCGTATCACTGTACCTAGTCATAAAAGTGGAATGCTTTCACAGGCTCGTACATTTATCACTTATGCGCTAGCTTCTTATAAATTAAGTAATAATCTTAATCCAGATTTTCTTATTGGAACCACTTCACGCTTAATGACAGGGGTATTGACAGGTATATCTGCTCGTAAACTAGGATGCAAGTACTTTATTGATCTGAGAGATATATTTTCAGAGACACTTTCTGATATTCTTTCTCAAAAAAGTAAACTATTAGGCTTTGCATCTAAAACAACTTTCTCCTTATTGGAGCGATGGTTATTTAATAGAGCTATTGGAGTTAATGTTGTATCTAAAGGTTTTCCTGAGTATTTTCAAACTAAGGGTGTAGATACATATAATTGGTCATTTTTCCCTAACGGAGTAGATAAAGAGTTTGTCAACTTACCATGTATGGAGAATAAAAACTCAAAAAATATTAAAACTATATTGTATGCTGGAAATATAGGCAGTGGACAAGGTCTTGAAACGGTTCTTCCTGCTACAGCAAAAAACATGAGCGGCAAATATCACTTTTTAGTTATTGGTGATGGTGGAGCTAGATCTAAATTAATTAATGTCATTAAAAAAGAAAATATTAATAATATTGAAATATTACCTCCAGTTAAGCGTGACGAGCTAATTGCATACTATCAAGATGCAGATATTTTATTTTTACATTTAAATGATCTGCCCGCTTTTAAGCGAGTATTGCCATCTAAGATATTTGAATATACCGCCTTAGGAAAGCCAATAGTAGCCGGATTAGGTGGATATTCAGCTCAGTTTATGGTGGACAATGTACCAAATTCTATCGTATTCGCCCCAGGAGATGTTGAGGGTTGTGTAGACGCTATTAGAAAAATAGAAAAATTAGATATAAAGAGTGAAACTACTGATGTGTTTGTGAAAAAATACTCTCGTGAAAAGATTATGGACAGAATGGCAGGGCATATTTTTTCAGTTTTATGA
- a CDS encoding NAD-dependent epimerase/dehydratase family protein produces MKNILITGATGFVGQRLVKAIDVNIKILSRKKQPDFETIICDFEKGRIPNNAVNDIDTVFHLAGLTHDLRDARKIENLYRNVNVNATIELAKLAVKSGVKKFVFVSSVKAGGGGASDSCATEIDQGRPEGLYGETKREVELELLKIGKESGMHIAIIRPSLVFGPNAKGNLKLMLSGIKKGWFPPLPETGNRRSMIHVDDLVRAILLVADDVRANGEIFIATDGEPHSSREIYNAMCKVVGKSAPKWSIPKFLFDIASLASPRIKYKINKLLGDECYSSEKLEKLGFKAQKTLREMNETSF; encoded by the coding sequence ATGAAAAATATTCTAATAACTGGAGCTACTGGATTTGTTGGTCAGAGACTTGTAAAGGCTATAGATGTAAATATTAAAATATTATCACGTAAAAAACAGCCAGATTTTGAAACTATAATTTGTGATTTTGAAAAAGGACGCATTCCTAATAACGCTGTAAATGATATTGATACAGTGTTTCACTTGGCAGGTTTGACGCATGATTTACGTGATGCAAGAAAAATTGAGAATCTTTATAGAAATGTAAATGTAAATGCTACAATAGAGCTAGCTAAATTAGCAGTAAAAAGTGGCGTAAAGAAGTTTGTATTCGTTAGTAGTGTTAAAGCTGGAGGAGGTGGTGCCTCTGATAGTTGTGCAACTGAAATCGATCAAGGGAGACCAGAAGGGCTATATGGTGAGACCAAGAGAGAGGTGGAGTTAGAATTATTAAAAATAGGCAAAGAGTCTGGAATGCATATAGCTATTATTCGACCATCATTAGTTTTTGGTCCTAATGCAAAAGGTAATTTAAAACTGATGTTGTCTGGAATTAAGAAGGGCTGGTTTCCTCCTCTGCCTGAAACGGGTAATCGCCGATCTATGATCCATGTAGACGACCTGGTTCGAGCGATTTTACTAGTTGCTGACGATGTCCGTGCTAATGGAGAGATATTTATAGCAACAGATGGTGAGCCGCATTCTTCTCGTGAGATTTATAATGCTATGTGTAAAGTAGTAGGAAAATCAGCCCCAAAATGGAGCATACCAAAATTCTTGTTTGATATTGCTAGTCTTGCAAGCCCTCGCATCAAATATAAAATTAACAAATTACTAGGTGATGAATGTTATTCTTCAGAAAAATTAGAAAAACTAGGGTTTAAGGCACAAAAGACGTTAAGGGAAATGAATGAAACGTCTTTTTGA
- a CDS encoding sugar transferase, with protein MKRLFDLLLGVAILMLLLVLILLIAIAIRLTSKGPALYWSDRVGSNNKIFKMPKFRSMLIGTPAVATHLLDNPDAYLSPIGDFLRRSSLDELPQLFSVLKGDMSFVGPRPALFNQDDLIAIRTEKGVDKLLPGITGWAQVNGRDELSIPNKVALDAEYLNRQSFWFDMKILWMTFLRVLNRDDVSH; from the coding sequence ATGAAACGTCTTTTTGATTTATTACTAGGTGTTGCTATTCTGATGCTATTATTAGTTCTTATACTATTAATTGCTATTGCTATTCGTTTAACATCTAAAGGCCCAGCTTTATATTGGTCCGATAGAGTTGGGAGCAATAATAAAATTTTCAAGATGCCAAAGTTTAGATCAATGTTGATTGGCACTCCGGCTGTAGCAACACATTTATTAGATAATCCAGATGCTTATTTATCACCTATTGGTGACTTTTTACGCCGCTCAAGTTTAGATGAACTTCCGCAATTATTTTCAGTTTTAAAAGGTGATATGAGTTTTGTAGGGCCGCGACCTGCACTTTTTAATCAAGATGATTTAATTGCCATTCGTACCGAGAAAGGAGTGGATAAGTTATTACCTGGTATCACAGGCTGGGCGCAAGTTAATGGTAGGGATGAATTATCAATTCCTAATAAAGTAGCATTAGATGCAGAGTATCTAAACCGTCAATCGTTTTGGTTTGATATGAAAATTTTATGGATGACCTTCTTAAGGGTTTTGAATCGCGATGATGTGAGTCACTAG